From Plasmodium yoelii strain 17X genome assembly, chromosome: 11, a single genomic window includes:
- a CDS encoding PIR protein — MDKQVCEMFKNVTMDLEYDPNTKNYKFKDEVSQKYCTDVNCDDDINKINAVCLFLFNELFGSSDSFNSVAKGNTNIVDYILIWLKYMLNFKRINENDSIESFYEMYINKDNKYNKRIEGVSGYQNYKDLIDKKQNLMSIDIKDMSKFYHAFVLLCEICIEVNEKHTNCNIFSKLANEFAKKYDELNEDYNIGKDSPYNQLLSTLSNDYNNLKNVCNDFPSLPTYSRRLVIKKTLVPIAFIFVAVSIFLGIAYKYSLFGFRKRFQKQKLREKIKNIMKKMIH; from the exons ATGGATAAAcaagtg TGTGAAATGTTTAAGAATGTAACGATGGATTTAGAATATGATCCGAAtactaaaaattataaatttaaagatGAAGTTTCCCAAAAGTACTGTACTGATGTAAATTGTGATGACGAtatcaataaaattaatgctgtatgtttatttttgtttaatgaACTCTTTGGGAGTTCTGACTCGTTTAATTCTGTTGCAAAAGGAAACACCAATATTGTTGATTACattttgatatggttaaaatatatgttaaactTTAAAAGAATAAACGAAAACGACAGTATAGAGTCTTTTTAtgaaatgtatataaataaagataataagtataataaGAGAATAGAAGGTGTTAGTGGTTATCAGAattataaggatcttatagataaaaaacaaaatttgatgagtattgatattaaagatatgtctaaattttatcatgcatttgtattattatgtgagATTTGTATTGAGGTTAATGAAAAACACACAAATTGCAATATATTTTCGAAACTAGCTAATGAATTtgctaaaaaatatgatgaactTAATGAAGATTATAATATTGGTAAAGACAGCCCCTATAATCAATTATTatctacattatcaaatgattataataatttaaaaaatgtatgtaaTGATTTTCCATCACTTCCAACATATTCACGAAGAttagtaataaaaaagacACTAGTTCCAAttgcatttatatttgttgcagtatcaattttcttgggaattgcatataag tattcattatttggatttcggaaacgatttcaaaaacaaaaattaagagaaaaaataaaaaatataatgaagaaaatgattcattaa
- a CDS encoding PIR protein — protein MSSNVCNIINLIDKSFDDDPNNPEKYQYMDFFNSYCPEKNCDTDDKKIISTFITLLKIFDEIDDEHLENDKLADYAILWLSYIINQKTQNGTTTLNEFYTDRVAKYNKYEENISTNKKINKDVIDKKIKSMNIDIKDISNFYDAFKSLCNMYIEIVPDDYQCNKCLESAGELFEKYEKLKNALDINKGSFYFQLLSNLSNYYKNFENEYNRVKCKNSPPFVACPRSSVTKNTLITIAIIFVAASILLGVSYKYSLFGFRKRSQKQHLREMLKK, from the exons ATGTCTTCTAATGTG tgtaatataattaatttgatcGATAAATCTTTTGATGATGATCCGAACAACCCGGAAAAATATCAATATAtggatttttttaattcgtaTTGCCCTGAAAAAAACTGTGATACAGatgacaaaaaaattatttctaCTTTTATAACATTACTAAAAATTTTTGATGAAATTGACGATGAACATTTAGAGAATGATAAACTTGCTGACTATgctattttatggttaagttatataataaatcaaaaaacacaaaatggAACTACCACATTAAACGAGTTTTATACTGATCGTGTagcaaaatataataaatatgaggAAAATATATCTACTAATAAAAAGATTAATAAGGAtgttatagataaaaaaataaaatcgatgaatattgatattaaagatatatctaatttttatgatgcatttaaatcattatgtaacatgtataTTGAAATTGTTCCAGATGACTACCAATGCAATAAATGTTTAGAAAGTGCTGGAGAATtgtttgaaaaatatgaaaaacttaaaaatgctttagatattaataaaggaagtttttattttcaactATTGTCtaatttatcaaattattataaaaattttgaaaatgaatataatcgTGTTAAATGTAAGAATTCCCCACCATTTGTAGCTTGTCCACGAAGTTcagtaacaaaaaatacattaattacaattgcaattatatttgttgcagcatcaattttattgggagtttcttataag tattcgttatttggatttcggaaacgatctcaaaaacaacatttaagagaaatgctaaaaaaataa
- a CDS encoding PIR protein, whose translation MNKEVCKRFKNIWDAFPEELDSSGNYQFNNFELLNNDCNRDNISNNYCNINNINSSDSCNNNNNNNFLSDFNKISAGCLYLLDEFIKDCGVDPSPAKNNINFVDYILIWLRYMLNLKNSYEYNIFCFYGTYIFYCDKYNTKKSELTGYKSYTDIIDDKWYLFNIRKNNISNLYKAFKSLCEMYNKLDDENNDCNKYLEDNEFLKKFEELKNDSEFTEDTYNSKLLSILSNDYDNFKKECKNAQDSKSPAHTEMNTPQSGIESTEETVETGKIGVTGHISEVTSSSSIVSKLIPVVSIFAAISIFLGISYKYSLFGFRKRSQKHLRKKIKK comes from the exons atgaataaggaagtg TGTAAAAGGTTCAAGAATATATGGGATGCTTTCCCCGAAGAATTGGACAGTAGTGGAAATTAtcaatttaataattttgagcttttaaataatgattGTAATCGTGataatatttcaaataattattgtaatattaataatattaattcaAGTGATtcttgtaataataataataataataattttctaaGTGATTTCAATAAAATAagtgctggatgtttatatttgttggatGAATTCATTAAGGATTGTGGTGTGGATCCCTCTCCTGCAAAAAATAACATCAATTTTGTTGATTACattttgatatggttaaggTATATGTTGAACCTGAAAAATAGTTATGAatacaatatattttgtttttatggtacatacatattttattgtgaTAAGTATAATACGAAAAAAAGTGAATTAACTGGTTATAAGAGTTATACGGATATTATAGATGATAAATGGTATTTGTttaatattagaaaaaataatatatctaatttatataaagcatttaaatcattatgtgaaatgtataataaacttgatgatgaaaataacgattgcaataaatatttggaagataatgaatttttaaaaaaatttgaagAGCTTAAGAATGATTCTGAATTTACTGAAGATACTTATAATAGTAAACTATTGTCTATactatcaaatgattatgataattttaaaaaggaaTGTAAAAATGCTCAAGATAGCAAATCTCCAGCCCATACAGAGATGAATACACCACAATCTGGTATAGAAAGTACTGAAGAAACTGTCGAAACTGGAAAAATTGGAGTAACTGGACATATTTCTGAAGTtacatcaagttcgtcgatagtaagcaaattaattccagttGTGTCGATATTTGCTGcaatatcaatttttttaggaatttcttataag tattcgttatttggatttcggaaacgatctcaaaaacatttaagaaaaaagataaaaaaataa
- a CDS encoding fam-b protein produces the protein MRVNILKYVIFSIVICSFEYSKNKIWDERNIIKFRSNRILGDVEKEFDLNDFYESTFSLTKQLNEYNDDNEEIIHIRNAINSYIKNHKDKSTLPDLNKLDKRTKKLIYKIREELKEVKKEIDNMGDSGITTKVIENKRIRKKDENNYVSEGEDYNQLKNEVNFLEREYRQPNLSSVNTYKNKRKINELYEGLKLRSILLVFLSLVIIISGTVPIAFTVLCSVVSFETFIRSCQYIKLIMKVYKKPKKSKTSK, from the exons atgagagtgaatattttaaaatacgttattttttcaattgttATTTGTTCTTTTGAATATTCCAAAAAT AAAATATGGGATGAaaggaatataataaaatttagaagCAATAGAATATTAGGAGATGTAGAAAAGGAGTTCgatttaaatgatttttatgaATCAACTTTTAGTCTTACAAAACAACTTAATGAGTACAATGATGATAACGAagaaattatacatattcgAAATGctataaattcatatataaagaaTCATAAAGACAAGAGTACATTACCCGATTTAAATAAGTTAGATAAAAGAACTAAAAagttaatttataaaattcgaGAAGAATTAAAAGAAGTAAAAAAAGAGATTGATAATATGGGGGATAGTGGAATAACAACAAAAGTgatagaaaataaaagaataagaaaaaaagatgaaaataattatgtatcAGAAGGTGAAGACTATAACCAATTGAAAAACGAAGTAAATTTCTTGGAGAGAGAATATAGACAGCCCAATTTAAGTAGTGTTAatacttataaaaataaacgaaaGATAAACGAATTGTACGAAGGATTAAAATTGAGGTCAATATTGTTGGTTTTTCTTTCTTTGGTGATAATAATATCAGGAACCGTTCCTATCGCATTTACTGTTTTATGTTCCGTGGTTTCATTTGAAACATTTATTAGGTCTTGTCAATACATTAAATTAATCAtgaaagtatataaaaaacccaaaaaatcaaaaacaTCAAAATAA
- a CDS encoding PIR protein, with protein MNKEVCEKFQDVEKWFRGENKFNHPEYLQKYCINGCDHNLDKINVGCLYLLDQFYKHDGIFPSPSNSNPNIVDNIFIWLSYMLNLKETNKNEGIKYFYDNYITQRSTYKEHISGLTGYGTYKELIDDRKGFLDMDKNIVSKFYEELKSLCKLYNGLGDGNKNCKNYLEDNSEFFKKYNDLKQDTSFTKNSYDSQIFSTLLKDYDGLKRECEVALSPQTEETKQNLGQTLALDSGLDLGLDYGQESESSFEATSSSSITSKLIPVLLILGAIPIFLGIAYKYSLFGFRKRVQKHLREKLKK; from the exons atgaataaggaagtg tgTGAAAAGTTCCAGGATGTAGAGAAATGGTTTCGTggtgaaaataaatttaatcaTCCTGAATATCTCCAAAAGTATTGTATTAATGGATGTGATCATAatctcgataaaattaatgttggatgtttatatttgttggatCAATTCTATAAGCATGATGGTATCTTTCCCTCTCCTTCAAACAGTAACCCCAATATTGttgataacatttttatatggttaagttatatgttaaacctgaaagaaactaataaaaatgagggtataaagtatttttatgataattacaTAACGCAACGTAGTACGTATAAGGAGCATATAAGTGGATTAACTGGTTATGGTACTTATAAGGAACTTATAGATGACAGAAAGGGTTTTTTGGATatggataaaaatattgtatctaaattttatgaagaattaaaatcattatgtaaattGTATAATGGACTTGGTGATGGCAATAAAAATTGCAAGAATTATTTGGAAGATAATagtgaattttttaaaaaatataatgatctTAAGCAAGATACTAGTTTTACTAAAAATAGTTATGATAGTCAAATATTTTCCACTTTATTAAAAGATTATGATGGTCTTAAAAGGGAATGTGAAGTTGCTTTATCCCCTCAAACGGAagaaacaaaacaaaatCTTGGACAAACTCTTGCACTAGATTCTGGACTAGATTTGGGATTAGATTATGGACAAGAATCTGAATCGAGTTTTGAAGCtacatcaagttcgtcgataacaagcaaattaattccagttTTATTGATACTTGGTGCAATACCAATTTTTTTGGGAAttgcttataag tattcattatttggatttcggaaaagagttcaaaaacatttaagagaaaagctaaaaaaataa
- a CDS encoding PIR protein, with protein sequence MNVEVCKKFQDLRNSLTDYLNGNGRYEFIIEKNFDEYCTDNKCDDNLGKINAGCLYLFDAFFKNSANFVSVAKSNINIVEYIIIWLSYMLIFTPIYENTSIEPFYKKYINNDDTDNKYNQEINDVIAYTSYKDLIYKKENLMSISIIDMYIFYDAFILLCDMYIKLEKNSNCDNYLEKAKNFVEIYDVLNEDYYSGKGSPYNQLLSTLSNDYCNLKNKCNQFPTLPTYSRRFVIKRTLIPIAFMLVALSIFLGIEYKYSSLGFRKRSQKQCLREKIKNIMKKMIH encoded by the exons atgaatgtTGAAGtg TGTAAAAAGTTCCAGGATCTAAGGAACTCGCTTACCGATTATTTGAACGGTAATGGAAGGtatgaatttataattgAGAAAAATTTCGATGAGTATTGTACTGATAATAAATGTGATGATAATTTGGGTaaaattaatgctggatgtttatatttgtttgatgCATTCTTTAAGAATTCTGCTAATTTTGTATCTGTTGCAAAAAGCAacatcaatattgttgaatacattatcatatggttaagttatatgttaatctTTACCCCAATTTATGAAAACACCAGTATAGAacctttttataaaaaatatataaataatgatgatacaGATAATAAGTATAATCAGGAAATAAATGATGTTATTGCTTATACTAgttataaggatcttatatataaaaaagaaaatttgaTGAGTATTAGTATTATagatatgtatattttttatgatgcatttatattattatgtgacaTGTATATTAAGCTTGAAAAAAACTCAAATTGCGATAATTATTTAGAAAAAGCTAAAAATTTTGTTGAAATATATGATGTACTTAATGAAGATTATTATAGTGGTAAAGGCAGCCCCTATAATCAATTATTatctacattatcaaatgattattgtaatttaaaaaataaatgtaatcaATTTCCAACTCTTCCAACATATTCACGAAGATTCGTAATAAAAAGGACACTAATTCCAATTGCATTTATGCTTGTTGCATTATCAATTTTCTTGGGAATTGaatataag tattcgtcacttggatttcggaaacgatctcaaaaacaatgtttaagagaaaaaataaaaaatataatgaagaaaatgattcattaa
- a CDS encoding PIR protein, translating into MSFNVCKSINDIDNYFVDDPNSPGEHNSRNLLNSFFSDSNCSSDEENIISGFILLLSLFNDINDKNIDGDKLVEYGILWLSYKLNQKKQNGTTKLDDFYIKNIEKNSCYNDNIAKSINNNGKINKDVIEKKIKSMNIDIKDISNYYDPLKSLCNVYSEFDPEKIPSKTCLENAGEFFEKYEKHKNALDITKGDSYSQLWFSLLKDYKMFENTYSVKCGNPSSFIDCSRCSVTKNTLITIAIIFVAASILLGVSYKYSLFGFRKRSQKQHLRELLKK; encoded by the exons tGTAAATCAATTAATGATATtgataattattttgttgATGATCCGAATAGCCCGGGAGAACATAATTCTaggaatttattaaattcgTTTTTCTCTGATAGTAACTGTAGTagtgatgaagaaaatattatctctggttttatattgttaCTAAGTCtttttaatgatattaatgataaaaatatagatggtGATAAACTTGTTGAATACGGtattttatggttaagttataaactaaatcaaaaaaaacaaaatggaaCGACCAAATTAGacgatttttatattaaaaatatagaaaaaaatagttgttataatgataatatagcTAAatctattaataataatggtaaGATTAATAAGGatgttatagaaaaaaaaataaaatcgatgaatattgatattaaagatatatctaattattatgatccattaaaatcattatgtaacgTGTATAGTGAATTTGATCCAGAAAAAATCCCAAGCAAGACATGTTTAGAAAATGCTGgagaattttttgaaaaatatgaaaaacataaaaatgcTTTAGATATTACTAAAGGAGATTCTTATTCTCAACTATGGTTTAGTTTATTAAAAGATTATAAAATGTTTGAAAATACATATAGTGTTAAGTGTGGTAATCCCTCATCATTTATAGATTGCTCACGATGTTcagtaacaaaaaatacactaattacaattgcaattatatttgttgcagcatcaattttattgggagtttcttataag tattcgttatttggatttcggaaacggtctcaaaaacaacatttaagagaactgctaaaaaaataa